Proteins found in one Brevibacillus brevis genomic segment:
- a CDS encoding ParB N-terminal domain-containing protein — MLANLKLVESSRICLHESHENKRLHKTRQIIEEEGILRHPPLAILMQNGQYLIIDGAHRTFALQALGCKHIPVQVVEHEDFHLDMWDHIVPVAAWLQSVEQDSVFRWETERLRETPVAEMMIGNKERFYLYPNEKRQDDEWRMTLWRQLVDSYNYSHPVHRLPTGMLECPEAGAALIRFPPISLSELERIVSEGHVLPAGVTRFEIDGRLLNLCIPISLLKQEQIEQEQWERLVKKWRETLRLYSKPVYMCDA; from the coding sequence GTGCTAGCAAATCTAAAACTGGTAGAGTCATCTCGTATTTGTTTGCACGAGTCACATGAAAACAAGCGACTACACAAGACCAGACAGATCATTGAGGAGGAAGGGATTTTGCGCCATCCTCCACTGGCGATTCTCATGCAAAACGGCCAGTATTTGATCATTGATGGTGCACATCGGACCTTTGCTCTTCAAGCGCTTGGGTGCAAACATATCCCCGTACAGGTAGTGGAACATGAGGATTTTCACTTGGATATGTGGGATCATATTGTGCCAGTCGCTGCATGGTTGCAATCAGTGGAGCAAGATTCTGTGTTTCGATGGGAAACAGAGCGTTTACGAGAAACACCTGTGGCAGAAATGATGATAGGGAACAAGGAGCGATTCTACCTTTATCCAAATGAGAAGCGGCAGGATGATGAGTGGCGAATGACACTATGGCGTCAATTAGTGGACAGTTACAACTATAGCCACCCGGTGCATCGTCTGCCCACAGGGATGCTCGAATGTCCGGAGGCAGGAGCAGCCTTGATACGGTTCCCGCCAATCAGTTTGTCGGAATTAGAGCGTATCGTATCGGAAGGGCATGTTTTGCCTGCGGGTGTTACCCGTTTTGAAATAGACGGGCGTCTATTAAACTTGTGTATCCCGATTAGCCTATTGAAACAAGAGCAAATCGAGCAAGAACAGTGGGAGCGATTGGTTAAAAAATGGAGAGAAACCTTGCGCCTCTACTCGAAACCCGTGTATATGTGCGATGCCTAA
- the sbnB gene encoding 2,3-diaminopropionate biosynthesis protein SbnB, whose translation MLYLNTSDIEKVGKNWKETIDVIEHAVNSLYKEDYAQPIKPYLRYHDMSNRIIAMPAFVGGDTYMAGIKWIASFPKNLQEGIQRAHSITILNEARTGKPVATINTALVSGIRTASVSGLLLKHYEQVRPLQNVTVGIIGFGPIGRLHLQMVTALLGEKIDKVVLYDIAGIQQEHIPAEIKEKTVIAQTWEEAYCEADVFITCTVSPHGFIDKQPKRHSLLLNVSLRDFTPKILDYTRSIIVDDWTEVCRENTDIEIMHLERGLQKEDTKSITDIVCLDQMKEFPQDEPIMFNPMGMAIFDIAIAAYYYKQALSQGIGTHLQD comes from the coding sequence ATGTTATATTTAAACACGAGTGATATTGAAAAGGTCGGCAAGAATTGGAAAGAAACCATTGATGTCATTGAACATGCCGTGAATTCCTTATATAAGGAAGATTATGCACAGCCGATTAAACCTTACTTGCGATATCATGACATGTCAAACCGCATTATTGCCATGCCAGCATTTGTAGGCGGAGATACTTATATGGCGGGAATCAAGTGGATTGCCAGTTTCCCGAAAAACCTCCAAGAGGGTATCCAACGCGCGCATTCGATTACCATCCTGAACGAAGCCAGAACGGGTAAGCCTGTGGCAACGATTAATACCGCTCTGGTCAGCGGCATTCGAACTGCTTCTGTTTCCGGTCTTCTCCTCAAGCATTACGAACAAGTACGTCCCCTGCAAAATGTAACGGTCGGAATAATCGGATTTGGTCCGATTGGCAGACTTCATCTGCAAATGGTCACGGCCTTGTTAGGAGAGAAGATCGACAAGGTGGTTCTCTATGACATTGCGGGTATCCAGCAGGAGCATATTCCAGCTGAGATAAAAGAGAAAACGGTTATCGCGCAAACGTGGGAAGAAGCATACTGCGAAGCAGATGTGTTTATTACGTGCACCGTGTCACCGCATGGTTTTATTGACAAGCAACCCAAACGTCATTCTTTGTTGTTAAATGTGTCGTTACGCGATTTTACACCAAAAATTCTTGACTATACCCGCTCCATTATCGTAGATGACTGGACTGAAGTTTGCCGTGAGAACACGGACATCGAGATCATGCATCTGGAGAGAGGATTGCAAAAAGAAGATACCAAATCCATCACAGATATCGTCTGCCTTGACCAGATGAAAGAATTTCCGCAAGATGAGCCCATCATGTTTAATCCGATGGGGATGGCGATTTTTGATATCGCCATTGCTGCCTACTATTACAAACAAGCACTCTCGCAGGGGATCGGAACTCACTTGCAAGACTAA